The stretch of DNA GTTTACAGTACTTATTAACCAGGCGCTAGCTAGTTTACTGTATACCATAagatctatttattttaatatttcaagtCAGCTTTTTACTTACTAAAATGAGTTTAGATACACTCTTTCAACAAATTCTTCTGACTGAACAACAGTTAActgaacagacacaaaaactcaaagaaggtaactttatgtttgtttgctaactttattttgcatttcagccAGCAAAATAAGCCAAAAGCTAACATTAGTAGACTAGTTTTTAGCTACTTTGGTGGGTTAGTAACATAAACATTGGCTCTTTATACACCAACATGCAAGTTTACGTGATCTAAGGTGTATTTTTGTCTGATTCAATCCACCTAACATCATCTTACACCCTGGATTACTAAATTGTgcatgatatttttgttttgcaagttaTTAGCTAATCATTTCTCTGTATTTCAGTCAAAGTGGCCATCATTAGATGCAATGAGAAGATCAAGAGTGCCActgaaaagtataaaaagaCCAATGAGGAACTGGATATGAAGGTGAGCACAATGCagattgtgttttctcttttacttgTTGCTAATTAGTGAATTATTAGAATGTCTGCAGGACCTTAAAGCTTTaataaaacatcctaaaatcaattTTTATACAATTTAGCGCTCAAAGGTCATAAAATagtgttaaattttaaattttagatatcttatttgctgttaaaattattctttaatgtaatatatagatcttttaatttattttttgtcaaaatgagtcatgTTCATCTGCGTGAAAGTCCACATGTCTGATGTTACAAGTCTTTAAACTTACTACTGACTTTGAAATGTGGATCAACTCACCTCTACATACCACTGCACAGGctaaaatgatgaattgttgacattttatatagGGTCAGCATCACTGGGACATTGtaatgtcctgcaaaaaaacattttttgccattattcatatctcagaaacagcaggagacatttgttcagatactgaattggtgacactaatcttgggtgtccacttTGAAAACGTGCTGATCgtatagatcctctgtgctgctggggggcagatttattgtgaaatatccatgttttcacagacatgaatgtcaactgtaactgcaacttgactggtgcactgctgcttattttttattattctgttcttatatattttacatattatttttgtaaaatgtaaagagaaagacaaaatataGTCAAGTATGGTGACCTTTACATACTGTATTCGTGGCATTGACACATGAGGTAAAGAAGTGCGTATTGGCATATTGATGAGCTGATCTGCCTTatgatttaaaacacttaatCACTCCCATTCGTTCCATCAGCAGCGCACATTGCAAATGCCACTGTGAAATCAATGGCTAATTTCCACCGGATAACATTAGCGAAACCTTTCAGCATGTGTGAGATATGATGTCAAAAGGCGGGCCTGTTGACCTCTCAGAAATAAGGCCAACTTCCTCCTATGCTTGTAAAAGTGGACGTCTGATCAAAAGAGCAAATTACTCGGTCGAATTAAAAAGGTTTTTGAACACAACGCCAGATCTGTTGGAGCCTGAGAACACAGCACGCGGACACCTTTTCTGACCCCCTCTGAGCGAGCCGAATATTGAAACTGTTTACATCATACAGATATGCAGGGCGTGTTTACAGCACAGTGTGTTTACAGCTCTCATGATGTAACGTTTTACAGTTTATGAGAGCTGTCTTTAGATAATTACAGTGTTTAGAAAACTTGGAAGCTGATTGTGCTCGCTGACTGTGCTCCTCCACTACCGTATAAGAAACAATAAACTCACCTCCTCCCTGACAGCTCGAGTACCAAACTGAAAACTGTACTGAAAGGCATCTTTAAAAAGCCACAAATTAACCCTCCTACATCATTTGgcagttttcttttaagttaCCGTATAATCACACAGGATGAAGAGAAAACAGGGAATAAACAAGAAGTTTAAGAGTGCCTATAAGGTCTATataattttgttgaaaaagagttgtttttgtCCACCATTTCCCAGAAACAATCACAAACATGTCACCTTGTATGCAAGCTGAGAGTCCtacaattttcatttcatatcaTTTCTCCTCATTTGGCATCACTGACACATCATGCAAAGCTGGGATATTCAACCTGTGTTGCTtaaggggccacttttgcaaaatgacaggaggccagggggcagtcgcagcagctccatacatgttGCTACGATTTTGGGACAcatctaagattttaggatatttctaggatcttTGGACAGAATTAGATGTATTAGAATTctaatacatttttaggattttaggacatttataggactgtaggatgtttctagaattttagaaaatttcacAGAATTTatggcatttctaggatttctgcatgtttctaggaatGTAGGACATGTCTAGagtttaagaacatttctaggatttctggatatttcaatgattttaggattattctgtttttttctgaagtttctgggattttaggatatttctcagctTTTAGGATGTTTGGGAGATGTAGgtcatttctgggatttagggacatttctaggattttagaaggtttctaggattttaggacattaaggtCTCTGTCGGGGgatgcgggggatcctccagtGGGGCttaaacaagctcttttttgatgctgttttatgcactatgGCACCTTTTGTATATTACAAgtagaaaaacacttaaagccACTGAAAGTAGAATAAAATTCCCAACGtgactcactttatttttatcggGGGGCAGATTTGGCCAGTaagctgtaagttgagtatcactgttatAAAGTGTCATTAATGTATGTCCGTCTCAGTACTTCTGTCTGTCAGATTGCGTGTCTTCACTGCCCACTCGTCTCGCTGTGCTCCAGGCTCAGCGGTTGTCTGCGGTGAGGCTGCAGCACGACCTGATGAGGAAATGTGAAGACCAGATGTTGAAGCAAATTGAGGAGCTGCTCTGCCAGAACAGACAACTCAGGGAACGTCTGGTGGGTCAAAGCCCGAATCAATATTTACATCTTGGATCATATTGGTTGTATGTAATATGAATACCTGGTCAGCTTTTATAGTGTAAACTACGTAGATGTATCCAAATCGTGCAATGACTGAGTCTGCTACTTTTCATGCCGCCACACCGGTGATGGCTGTGGCCGGAGGactttttgggttgtccgtcctgttctcatgaacatgatatctcaagaaagtcTTGAGGGaatctcttcaaatttggcagaaacatCCATTTGCACTCAAGGATGGACTGATTGaattttggtagtcaaaggtcactgagACCTTTCATTCgtttcattctcatgaacgcaatTTCTCGAGAAGGCCTCaagtgacttttttctttaatatttggtacaaacatccacttggccCTTGACCTCACAAAACGTGTTTTTGGCCGTTACTCAAGATTTCAGCTGCTAGTTAAGAGAAAATTCCACACAAAAGTgtataggataaaatgatgaaatattacatcaaaatttcagcttcactgtgaca from Plectropomus leopardus isolate mb unplaced genomic scaffold, YSFRI_Pleo_2.0 unplaced_scaffold12571, whole genome shotgun sequence encodes:
- the LOC121963801 gene encoding coiled-coil domain-containing protein 172-like encodes the protein MSLDTLFQQILLTEQQLTEQTQKLKEVKVAIIRCNEKIKSATEKYKKTNEELDMKAQRLSAVRLQHDLMRKCEDQMLKQIEELLCQNRQLRERLAKIKWESKEEEKNFLQEISKFNSDFSLRENRDVVFESQTHTEILDLEREVDSLHK